A region of the Sodalis ligni genome:
TTGGCTTCCATCTATTTCCCAAACAAAATTAGGGCGTCGGTGGTGGGCATCTTTGTCTTGGGCGTACCGCTGGCCCTGACTCTGGGCTCGCCTATTTCCGGCGCATTACTCGAGTTGCATGGATTCCTGGGCAGACCGGGATGGTTCTGGATGTTCCTGCTCGAGGGTATTCCGGCGGCGCTTATGGGCATATTCGCCTTTTTTTATCTTGATGATAACCCGGCAAAAGCGCGCTTCCTGACGCAGGAAGAAAAAACTGCGTTGATTGCCCAATTAAGCACGGAACAGCAGCAAACGGTGACCGGTAGCGCGTTAACCGCGTTGAAGAGCATCAAGGTTTGGCATCTGGCGCTCATTTACGGCACCATTCAAATCAGCGTGTACGGCCTGATGTTTTTCCTGCCGTCGCAGGTTGCCAGCCTCATGGGTTCAACCATCGGTTTCAAGGTGTCGCTGGTGGCGGCCATTCCCTGGGCCTGCTCTGCATTCGGCGTGTACTTTATTCCACGAATCGCGGATAAATATCCGGCGCAGCGCGTAAGTATTTCTGTGCTATGCATGCTGGCCGCGGCCCTTGGCCTGGCCCTTTCGGCGTTCAGCGGGCCGGTTATGGCAATGGCGGCGCTGTCGCTTTCCGCCATCGGCTTCCTTTCCGTTCAGCCTATTTTCTGGACTTTCCCTCCCCAGATTGTATCCGGCTCCGCATTAGCCGCGGCGATAGGCTTTTGTACCACTATGGGAGCCTTCTGCAGTTTCCTTGCACCGATGATTCGCGTTGAAGTCGAGCAGTGGTTTAACAGCAATACCGCCGGACTTATGGCTTTGGCGTTCATCACGGTATTTTGCGCGCTGCTCATCGCCTGTCTCAGTAAAAAGAAGGCCGCGGGAAAAGTGGCTCAGCCACATCATTCCTAAATGCAATTGAAAAACCTTGCGTTCAGTTGCCTGAAAACCCAGAGGAAAATATCATGCAAAACATATTAAAAATCGACTCAACTGATACCCTCATTGTTGCCCTGAAGGATTTAAAAAAAGGTGAGAAAGTCAGCTGGGATGATGAAGAATATGTCCTGAAAACGGATGTAAAAGCCAAGCACAAATTCGCCACTCGGGAGATCCCGGTCGGCGGCGTCGTTTCTTTATACGGGGTGCCGGTTGGCAAAGCAATAAAAGCCATTGCCCAGGGCGCGGCCGTTACCGTTGATAATATAAAACATTTCGCGGCTCCTGTTAGCCTGGATGATAGCGAATCCTATCAATGGGACGTTCCCGATGTGTCGGAATGGAAAGATGCCACTTTTAAAGGCATTATTCGTGGCGATGGCCGGGTAGGGACGGCGAATTACTGGCTGGTCTTCCCGCTGGTTTTTTGTGAAAACCGGAATGTGCAAAAAGTCACCGATGCGTTGAATGAGGCGTTGGGCTATGCCGATAATGGATTGAAGGATTTCGCGCATCAGTTGGCTGCAAGCAGCGGCGAGCGGCAAGCTTCCGTACGCCCCTTTCCCCATCTGGACGGCGTTCGCTGTTTTACCGTAACGTCGGGGTGCGGCGGCGCGACCTCAGACAGCATGACCATGTGTGACGTTCTGGCCGCATATGCGGACCACCCCAATGTCGCGGGGGTAACGGTTTTCGCACTGGGCTGCGAAAAGGCGCGTATCGTTGATTTCAAGGCTGCGCTCAAAAAGCGCAACCCGGACTTTAGCAAGGAAATCATCTATTTCCGGCAACAAGACTGGGATAGTGAAGAAAAAATGATGCGGGATGCCCTTAAGGCGACCTACGGGGCCATTCAAAAAACGCCGGTGGCGGAACGCGTTGATGTCCCGCTTTCCCATTTGAAGCTCGGGGTAAAATGCGGCGCTTCAGATGGTTTTTCCGGTATCAGCGCCAACCCGGCGATGGGGCTGGTTTCCGACTGGCTGGTGGCCCTGGGCGGCGCCTCGGGCTTAGCCGAATTTCCGGAACTCTGCGGGGCGGAAGGGGATATTGTCAAACGCTGTATGACCCGTGAATTGAAAGAGAAATTTTTGAGCCTGATGAAACATTATGAACATGTGGCCAATTTCTTTGATACGTCCATTTCCGATAATCCAAGCCCGGGAAATATCGCTGACGGCCTGATTACCGATGCCATCAAATCGGCCGGCGCAGCCAAGAAGGGCGGCCGGGCGCCTGTCAGTGCCGTTTGCGATTATGCGGAGCCCATGGCGGAGTCAGGATTGTCCCTGGTGTGCACGCCGGGTAATGACGTACTTGCGGTGACGGGTTTGGTTGCGGCCGGATGCAATGCGGTTATCTTTTCAACCGGGCTGGGAACGCCGACGGGAAACCCCATTGTTCCGGTGTTGAAAATTTCAACAAACTCGGCGATCGCAAAACGGCTGGTGGATATGATTGATTATGATTGCGGCCCCATTATTGATGGCACACCGCTGCCGATAATCAGCCGCGGACTGTTCAAGACATTAATCGAAGCCGCCAGTGGTTCCTATAAAGTGAAAGCGGATCGGCTGGAGCAATCCGATTTTATGCTGTGGAAGCGCTCCCTCGATTTGTAGCCTGCGCACCCGCTCCGCTTGCAACAATAACCGTAATGCTGCAAGTCGATTATGTTGGCAACAGGGTATTTTACCTTGTTGCCTGTCATGATGGATTCTTTTTCTTCCATAGGAAGGGGCTTGCCATGATTTGGCCATCGCGCGCTATGAGTACAGTTTCATTCGTCGGTAGCATTTTTTGATCCTGTGATTTATGGCGCATAATTTTTTTGAGCAATAGTTCAATATTTGTTCATATGAACAAGTATTGAAGAGCGAACATGGCGGCAAAATTAATCGGTACCAGTTGGAAAATGAACAAAACGCTTCCTGAAGCGTTGGATTACTGTGCTGCTCTGGCGCAGGGTGCGCCGCTGCCCCATCAGTTGCAGCCGTTTGTTATTCCCCCTTTTACCCTGGTGCGAGAGGTGACCCAGGCGTTCAAAAAGGCGGGCATCAATTGTCTAACAGGTGTGCAGAATATGCACTTTGCCGATCAAGGGGCTTTTACCGGTGAGATCTCACCCCTGATGGTGAAAGACACCGGCGCTACCCTTGTGGAGATAGGTCACTCCGAGCGACGGGAATTTTTCGGCGAAACCGACGAAACGGTGCAGCTTAAGGCCGCCGCCGCGCTGCGCCACGGTTTGACGCCGCTTATTTGTATCGGCGACAGCCTGCGCGAGAAACAGTGGGGCGTTTCCGAAGAGACGGTCGTCCGCCAGATGAAAGCCGCGCTGGCGGGATTGGCGCCCGAAAGCGTGGCGCGGGTGATAATCGCTTACGAACCCATTTGGGCCATCGGGGAGCATGGCGTGCCGGCGACAAACGACGAGGCGCGGACAATGCATCAGCGCCTGTATCGCGCCCTGGAGGAGAGCTACGGCGGGAAGATTGCCCATCGGGTACCGCTGCTCTATGGCGGCAGCGTTAACCATGACAATGCGCTGGCGCTGCTGTCTTTGCCGCACGTGGACGGCCTGTTTATCGGCCGGGCCGCGTGGGACGGGGCGTCTTATCTGCAACTGCTGAAAACTATCGCAACGCGTTGTTAGATTGCCCCCCACGGTGCCCGGCGCCGCCGTGCCGCCCTCCCATCGGAGGGGCGGGGCACAGACGAATCATCCGAGCGCCCGGCCCAGCATGGTTTCCAGCGCCTGGCGCGATTGCAGCAAGACTTCGCGGCTTTGTTCCACCGGAACAGGGTTGGCGCCGCGCAGCGGCATGGTGTTGGCCTGGCGGTGCATACGCAGCGGGATCTCCAGGCTGCATGGGATATTGTGCTGCTCCAGCGCCGGCAGCAGCGGCCGGTAGTCCAGCTGTCCCCGGCCGATAGCCGTGAAGAAGAACTCGCCGTTTTGGGTCCGTATATCTTTGATATGGCAATGGCGCATGCTTCCCAGCATCTCAAATCCGTGCTCAATGGGCGCCACGTCCGGCCGCAGCGAGACCATATTGCCGGCGTCGAAGTTAAAGGCGACGGCGTCGTGCCCCACATCTTCCAGCAGTTGCCGCCCTTCCTGGGCGACTGAAAACGCATCGTAATCGGGATCGCCGCCGTTCTCCACGCATATCACGCAGCCGTGATCGGCGGCTTCGGGGGCCAGGGCCCGTAAATTATGCACCAGCCGGTCATAATCCCCTCGTTTGGCGGTGCAGGTATTCAAATAGGTCGCGCCGATTTTAGAAGCGAAGCTAATACGTTTGCTAAATTGCGCCACCGCATCCTCTCCCGCCAGGTTGATGGTGCAGCCCAGCGCCACGGAGCGTAGCCGATATTTATCAAACAGCGCCTTGACCCTGGCGGCGTTCTCGTCGCCGAACAGCGCCGGGTCGAGATCGCCGACATAACCTTGGTTATAGGCCAGTTCAATGATGTTAAAGCCTGTTTCATGCACGATTCGAAAGGTGGTTTCCTGGTCGATACCGTCGAACATGGCGGTATTTACGCCGACGATTAACGGGTATGTCATAGATAAGTCCTCATGATCCGGCGGTGGCTGGCCAATGCATTGGGGATCGCCACGACGTTGTTACAGGGCGACCGGTTCATGTCGTTTGATGCCTTCCGCCATGAAAGAGAGGATAAGCGACATGGAAACGGCGCCGGGATCGGGATGGCCGATGGAGCGTTCGCCGAGGGCTTTCGCGCGGCCGAATGCCGCCACCATCTGTTTGGTCCCTTCGGCGCCCTGGCCGGCCGCCCGGGCGATTTTCGGCAGTGCGGCATACAGCGGTTCGGATCCCAGCGACTGCGAAACCGCCGCCGCCGCCGCCAGCGCGTCAACCATGGTTTTATCACCGGGTTTGGCGCCGCCGCGTTTGCATACCGCGTCCAATCCGCTGCTCAGAAAACGGCTCAAGAGCGGCGTGGTCAGGACGGTTTCTCCGGTCAGGCTTTTGCCGCCGGCGCGGAACAGGGTGCCGAAAATAGCCCCCGATGCGCCGCCCATGCTGGACATCAGTTCGGTGCCCACGCGGGTCAACAGCACACCGATATCCTCGGCCTGCCCCGGCGCCTGGGACAGTAGCTTTTCCACCGCGGTAAAACCGCGCTGCATGCCGACACCATGGTCGCCGTCGCCCACCGCC
Encoded here:
- a CDS encoding MFS transporter yields the protein MKTITVFDNPVLNSAVTKAWKRLVPLMFSLYFIAFIDRVNVGFAKEAMQTDIGLSNAAFALGAGIFFAAYALFGIPANLILNKIGAQKWLSFTAALWGVLSALTGLVHNETQFVILRFLLGLGEAGFYPGILLLASIYFPNKIRASVVGIFVLGVPLALTLGSPISGALLELHGFLGRPGWFWMFLLEGIPAALMGIFAFFYLDDNPAKARFLTQEEKTALIAQLSTEQQQTVTGSALTALKSIKVWHLALIYGTIQISVYGLMFFLPSQVASLMGSTIGFKVSLVAAIPWACSAFGVYFIPRIADKYPAQRVSISVLCMLAAALGLALSAFSGPVMAMAALSLSAIGFLSVQPIFWTFPPQIVSGSALAAAIGFCTTMGAFCSFLAPMIRVEVEQWFNSNTAGLMALAFITVFCALLIACLSKKKAAGKVAQPHHS
- a CDS encoding triose-phosphate isomerase; protein product: MAAKLIGTSWKMNKTLPEALDYCAALAQGAPLPHQLQPFVIPPFTLVREVTQAFKKAGINCLTGVQNMHFADQGAFTGEISPLMVKDTGATLVEIGHSERREFFGETDETVQLKAAAALRHGLTPLICIGDSLREKQWGVSEETVVRQMKAALAGLAPESVARVIIAYEPIWAIGEHGVPATNDEARTMHQRLYRALEESYGGKIAHRVPLLYGGSVNHDNALALLSLPHVDGLFIGRAAWDGASYLQLLKTIATRC
- the dhaL gene encoding dihydroxyacetone kinase subunit DhaL, whose translation is MNATEMSSLLRFVANKMIASEPELTRLDMAVGDGDHGVGMQRGFTAVEKLLSQAPGQAEDIGVLLTRVGTELMSSMGGASGAIFGTLFRAGGKSLTGETVLTTPLLSRFLSSGLDAVCKRGGAKPGDKTMVDALAAAAAVSQSLGSEPLYAALPKIARAAGQGAEGTKQMVAAFGRAKALGERSIGHPDPGAVSMSLILSFMAEGIKRHEPVAL
- a CDS encoding UxaA family hydrolase; the encoded protein is MQNILKIDSTDTLIVALKDLKKGEKVSWDDEEYVLKTDVKAKHKFATREIPVGGVVSLYGVPVGKAIKAIAQGAAVTVDNIKHFAAPVSLDDSESYQWDVPDVSEWKDATFKGIIRGDGRVGTANYWLVFPLVFCENRNVQKVTDALNEALGYADNGLKDFAHQLAASSGERQASVRPFPHLDGVRCFTVTSGCGGATSDSMTMCDVLAAYADHPNVAGVTVFALGCEKARIVDFKAALKKRNPDFSKEIIYFRQQDWDSEEKMMRDALKATYGAIQKTPVAERVDVPLSHLKLGVKCGASDGFSGISANPAMGLVSDWLVALGGASGLAEFPELCGAEGDIVKRCMTRELKEKFLSLMKHYEHVANFFDTSISDNPSPGNIADGLITDAIKSAGAAKKGGRAPVSAVCDYAEPMAESGLSLVCTPGNDVLAVTGLVAAGCNAVIFSTGLGTPTGNPIVPVLKISTNSAIAKRLVDMIDYDCGPIIDGTPLPIISRGLFKTLIEAASGSYKVKADRLEQSDFMLWKRSLDL
- a CDS encoding sugar phosphate isomerase/epimerase family protein; its protein translation is MTYPLIVGVNTAMFDGIDQETTFRIVHETGFNIIELAYNQGYVGDLDPALFGDENAARVKALFDKYRLRSVALGCTINLAGEDAVAQFSKRISFASKIGATYLNTCTAKRGDYDRLVHNLRALAPEAADHGCVICVENGGDPDYDAFSVAQEGRQLLEDVGHDAVAFNFDAGNMVSLRPDVAPIEHGFEMLGSMRHCHIKDIRTQNGEFFFTAIGRGQLDYRPLLPALEQHNIPCSLEIPLRMHRQANTMPLRGANPVPVEQSREVLLQSRQALETMLGRALG